CCTTGATCGGCCGGTCGGTCTGGGCGCGCAGAAAGGCCACTTCCTCCGCATGCACCGAGCGTGTGAGCCGGATCGGCCCGACAACGCGCGGCACCTGGGTCGGCTTGCCGTTGCGGGCCCGCACCGTGCCGGGATTGTCGATGTCGACGCCGTCGAGCGCGGTGGCGAAGGCGTTGAAATAGCTCTCGCGCCGCACCTCGCCATCGGTGATGACGTCGATGCCGGCGCGCTCCTGGTCGTGCACGGCGGTCAGGACCGCATCGTTCTGGGCCTCGTCCAGCGCCTCGCCCCCCATGCGCCAGACCTGGCGCATGCGCACCCGCGGCGGGCCGCTGCCCATCAGCACGTCGCGGTTGATCAGCCAGCCCGGCTGCGGATAGCTGCCGACCAGCATGGTGGGAATGAGGGGAAGCGCCATGGTGCGGACCTGCGATTTTCTGGACGGAAGGGCTCGGCGACACTGTAGGCCGAAGCCGCGAGAGCCGCTAGACTGAGGACAAACGGCATCCGGGCATGCGGCCCCGGACGGCTGCAAGGAGGACCCGACCCATGCGGATCGAGCAAGCGAGCCCCGGCTGCGGCGCCATCGTCACCGGCGTCGACGTCTGCACCCTGAGCGAGGCCGAGTGGCAAGCGATCTACCGGGCCTGGCTCGACGCCGGCGTCATCTGCATTCGCGGCCAGGACCTGACCATCCCGCAATTCCTGGCGCACGGCCGGCGCTTCGGCCAGGTGTTTCCGCATCTGGTGCGGAAATCGCGCCACGCGGAGCATCCGGAACTGACGGTGATGGGCATCGGCACCCGCAATGCCGACGGCTCGGTGAACCAGTCGGTCTACAACCGCGGCGGCAGCTGGCACACGGACGGGCCGTGGGACCCGAAGGGCTGCAAGGCGACCCAGCTTTACGGATTGGAAATCCCGTCCCATGGTGGCGACACGCTGTTCGCCAACATGACCATGGCCTATGCCGCCCTGCCGGCCAGCCTGAAAGCGCGGATTGAGGGGCTGGAGGCGGACTATGTCTATGGCGGCGCCGCGCGGCGCGGCAACGACCTGCTGGAGCCGGAGGACCGCGACCTGCCGCCGGTGCGGCACAAGCTGGTGCGGACGCATCCGGAAACCGGCCGCAAGTCGCTCTATTTCAACCCGACCCACCTGCTGCGCATTGTCGGCCTGCCGGATGGCGAGGCGAACGCCCTGTTCGAGGATCTCCAGGCGCACCAGATCGCGCCCGGCGCCGAATACCGCCACCAATGGCAGGCGGGCGACCTGGTGACCTGGGACAATCGCTGCCTGCTGCACATGGCCGGCGGCGGCTATCCGATCGAGGAACGCCGCATCCATTGGCGCTGTACCATCGCCTCCGACGATGCCCGCGGCGAACTGGTGGCCGCCTGAAGCAAGCCCCGTGCGCTTTCCCGGACGACCGCGAGGGCGATCCGGGACCTCCGGCCAGCGCATGGCCGCAACGGATAGAGGCCCCGGCTGTCGCCTCCGGCGACGCCGGGGAAGCTCGAAGGGGAGCCCGTCCTAAAGCCAGGCGGGAACCGGCAGGCCCTTGCTTTCCAGGAAGGCGCGGTTGAACATTTTCGACTGGTATTTGGCCGCGCCGTCGCAGAGCATGGTGACGATCACATGCCCCGGCCCCAGGTCGCGGGCCATGCGGATCGCGCCGGCGACGTTGACGCCGGAGGACGAACCGAGCGCCAGCCCCTCCTCGGCCAGCAGATCGAAGGCGCATTGCAGCGATTCCGCGTCGGGGATCCGGTAGGGCCGGTCGATCGAGAGCCCTTCCAGGTTGGCGGTGATGCGGCCCTGGCCGATGCCCTCGGTGATCGAGGACCCTTCGGATTTCAGCGTGCCGTTCTTGTAGTACTCATAAAGCGCGGCGCCCGGCGGATCGGCGAGGCCGATCTGCACGCCCGCCTTCTGCTCGCGCAGGTATTGTGCCGTGCCGGCGAGCGTACCGCCGGAGCCGACGGCGCAGATAAAGCCGTCCACCCTGCCCTCGGTCTGGCGCCAGATCTCCGGGCCGGTGGTCTCGTAATGGCCCTGGCGGTTGGCGACATTGTCGAACTGGTTCGCCCAGATCGCGCCGGCGGCATTCTCCGCCGCGATCTCGTCCGCCAGCCGGCCGGAGTATTTCACGTAATTGTTGGGGTCGCGATAGGGCACCGCCGGCACCTCGCGCAGGTCGGCGCCGCAAAGGCGCAGCATGTCCTTCTTTTCCTGGGTCTGCGTCTCGGGAATGACGATGACGGTCTTGTAGCCGAGCGCGTTGCCGACCAGGGCGAGGCCGATGCCGGTATTGCCGGCCGTGCCCTCGACAATGGTGCCGCCGGGGCGGAGCAGGCCCTTGGCTTCCGCATCGCGGACGATGGCCAGAGCCGCCCGGTCCTTGACCGAGCCGCCGGGGTTCATGAACTCCGCCTTGCCCAGGATCTCGCACCCGGTCGCATCCGACGCCCGGTTGAGGCGGATCAAAGGGGTGTTGCCAATACTGTCGACAAAGCCGCTGCGGACGTCCATCGGGGGTGCCTTCGTAATCTGAGCCGTTGGGAGCAAGAACCGCGAAGATAGTGCGGTTTTCCTTGCATCGCTTGCAAAAATGCTGTGTTTGCCGGGGACGCTAGCCGATCGGCGCGATCGGCGCCATACTATAGGCCAACCTTTTCGGTGTGAGGCTGCCATGTTGCGGGATCTCTGGTCGGAAATCGAAACCTACAAGGAGCGCGACCCCGCCTTGCGGTCGCGGCTCGACGTCATCTTCAGCTATCCGGGATTTCACGCCCTGGTGTTCCACCGCGTCGCCAACAAGCTGTGGCGCAACGGCTGGTTCTTCTGGGGCCGGTTCATCTCGCATATGGGCCGGGTGCTGAGCGGCATCGAGATTCACCCGGGCGCCACCATCGGCAAACGCCTGTTCATCGACCACGGCATGGGCGTCGTCATCGGCGAGACGGCCGAGGTCGGCGATGACGTGACGCTCTATCAGGGCGTGACCCTGGGCGGCACCTCGCTGAACAAGGGCAAGCGCCACCCGACGCTAGAAGACGGCGTCATCGTCGGCTCCGGCGCGCAGATCCTGGGGCCGTTCACCGTGCACAAGGGCGCCCGCGTCGGCGCCAACGCCGTCGTGCTGGGCGAGGTGCCGGCGGGCGTGACCGTGGTCGGCATCCCGGCCCGCGTGGCCAAGGGCAAGGCCGACAACGAACAGCCCTTCGATGCCTATGGCGTCTCCGGCGGGGTCAAGGACCCGGTCGAGCGCCGGGTCGAGACCCTGCTGGCCGAGGTCGAGCGGCTGACCCAGCGGGTGGCCTTGCTGGAAGGCGAACTGGCCGCGCTCCGGCCGGAACAGCGCACCTCGCTGCATGTGATCTCCGGTAAGGAGTAACGGCCGGGCGTGTTTTCACGGCTGGCAAATCTGGTCCGGGCGCGGGTATCCGCCACGCTGGGCGGCATTCGCTGGCTGCGGGGGTTCGTGACGGTTCCCGGCTCCATCAGCCTGATGGGAATCGCCCTGGCGATCGTCACCCGCTGGCTGGACTGGTTGTGGGTGCGGACCTTTCCCGATTTCGGCCTGAATCTTTCGGCCCAGCACGGCGAACTCTCCACCCTGCTCACCACCATTGCCGGCTCCACCATGACGGCGTTGAGCCTGGTCTATTCCAGCGTGCTGGTGGTGTTCACGCTGGCCGCGGGCAATATCGGCCCGCGCCTGTTGCAGCGCTTCGCCGAGGATCGCACCAACCAGGTGGCGGTGGGCCTGCTGGGGGCGACCTTCCTCTATTGCGTGATCGCACTCTACAGCCATCCGAGCGACGCGCCCGGACAGATCACGATCGGCGTGGCGGTGCTGCTGGCGGCGACCTGCGTGGTCATGCTGCTGTTCTTCGTCAACTCGGCCGCGCGCAAGGTGACCGTCGACGAGGAAATCGGCCTGATCGGCGACGCGCTGGACGCGGAACTGAAACGCGCCATCGCCTGGAGCAATCCTCTCTCGCGCGCCGATCTCGCGCGGCCGGTCTGCGGCGATACGGTGAT
The nucleotide sequence above comes from Alphaproteobacteria bacterium. Encoded proteins:
- the cysE gene encoding serine O-acetyltransferase: MLRDLWSEIETYKERDPALRSRLDVIFSYPGFHALVFHRVANKLWRNGWFFWGRFISHMGRVLSGIEIHPGATIGKRLFIDHGMGVVIGETAEVGDDVTLYQGVTLGGTSLNKGKRHPTLEDGVIVGSGAQILGPFTVHKGARVGANAVVLGEVPAGVTVVGIPARVAKGKADNEQPFDAYGVSGGVKDPVERRVETLLAEVERLTQRVALLEGELAALRPEQRTSLHVISGKE
- a CDS encoding TauD/TfdA family dioxygenase: MRIEQASPGCGAIVTGVDVCTLSEAEWQAIYRAWLDAGVICIRGQDLTIPQFLAHGRRFGQVFPHLVRKSRHAEHPELTVMGIGTRNADGSVNQSVYNRGGSWHTDGPWDPKGCKATQLYGLEIPSHGGDTLFANMTMAYAALPASLKARIEGLEADYVYGGAARRGNDLLEPEDRDLPPVRHKLVRTHPETGRKSLYFNPTHLLRIVGLPDGEANALFEDLQAHQIAPGAEYRHQWQAGDLVTWDNRCLLHMAGGGYPIEERRIHWRCTIASDDARGELVAA
- a CDS encoding cysteine synthase A; the protein is MDVRSGFVDSIGNTPLIRLNRASDATGCEILGKAEFMNPGGSVKDRAALAIVRDAEAKGLLRPGGTIVEGTAGNTGIGLALVGNALGYKTVIVIPETQTQEKKDMLRLCGADLREVPAVPYRDPNNYVKYSGRLADEIAAENAAGAIWANQFDNVANRQGHYETTGPEIWRQTEGRVDGFICAVGSGGTLAGTAQYLREQKAGVQIGLADPPGAALYEYYKNGTLKSEGSSITEGIGQGRITANLEGLSIDRPYRIPDAESLQCAFDLLAEEGLALGSSSGVNVAGAIRMARDLGPGHVIVTMLCDGAAKYQSKMFNRAFLESKGLPVPAWL